One segment of Haloplanus natans DSM 17983 DNA contains the following:
- a CDS encoding Hvo_1808 family surface protein, whose protein sequence is MSISRTSLLTLLTLSVLVAPVGGAAAATPHATGAAADMVDSPPDPESDVQGWENGYWHNETLSNVTPDDGYTGAEIGKVRARSMARIEVVRGIEFEETPPVRVISREEYVSNVRDRRQGVNVSTPARLHQNAKFEALLMVDEETDYFDEQQQLQSSTIGGFYVVDDVPGTDTISEGEIVLISENAETPQLSEITLAQELFHSYQDKQLRIDGRYNRTTEEDARRIDAVIEGDGNYVDYRYEQQCGSEWTCFQPSSGSSGDGNGVGSTTRPNLGLLVYSFVQYSEGPAWVQSLYQNGGWEAVDRTYANPPRSTEQYIHHDKYLQDPPTNVTVTDRSNEEWYVPQLEGGVNYATFGEAGMYSMLWYASPAVPRNDILTQRQLDPYDYAHPASAGWDGDKLYPYVTDESNETGEMGYVWKSVWDTPGDAQEFAEAYRAILEGTGEPVEGRANTWRLPESHPFDDAFYVAVNGTTVTIVNAPTVAELSAVRSGAAPTVATPTPDADGTGTATDSAGTDGTPTPAETTTAPTVTESTSPGFGVGVVVAALLVVALRFRRR, encoded by the coding sequence ATGTCGATATCACGGACCAGCCTACTGACGCTCCTGACGCTGTCGGTGCTCGTCGCACCGGTCGGCGGAGCGGCGGCCGCGACACCGCACGCGACAGGCGCCGCCGCCGACATGGTCGACTCGCCCCCGGACCCCGAGTCCGACGTGCAGGGCTGGGAGAACGGCTACTGGCACAACGAGACGCTCTCGAACGTGACGCCCGACGACGGGTACACCGGCGCGGAGATAGGGAAAGTCAGGGCGCGATCGATGGCCCGTATCGAGGTCGTCAGAGGAATCGAGTTCGAAGAGACCCCGCCGGTGCGGGTCATTTCGCGCGAGGAGTACGTCTCCAACGTGCGGGACCGGCGGCAGGGAGTGAACGTCTCGACCCCGGCCCGCCTCCACCAGAACGCGAAGTTCGAGGCGTTGCTCATGGTCGACGAGGAGACGGACTATTTCGACGAGCAACAGCAGTTGCAGTCGAGCACCATCGGGGGGTTCTACGTGGTCGACGACGTGCCGGGGACCGACACGATATCCGAGGGCGAAATCGTCCTCATCTCGGAGAACGCCGAGACCCCGCAACTCTCGGAGATCACCCTCGCACAGGAGCTGTTCCACTCGTATCAGGACAAGCAACTGCGCATCGACGGGCGGTACAACCGGACGACAGAGGAGGACGCTCGGCGGATCGACGCCGTCATCGAGGGCGACGGCAACTACGTCGACTATCGTTACGAACAGCAGTGTGGGAGCGAGTGGACGTGTTTTCAGCCGTCGAGCGGATCGAGCGGGGACGGGAATGGGGTCGGGAGCACTACGCGGCCGAACCTGGGGCTGCTGGTGTACTCGTTCGTCCAGTATTCCGAGGGGCCAGCGTGGGTGCAGTCCCTGTACCAGAACGGCGGATGGGAGGCCGTCGACCGGACCTACGCGAACCCGCCCCGGAGCACCGAGCAGTATATCCACCACGACAAGTACCTGCAGGACCCACCGACGAACGTGACCGTCACGGACCGCTCGAACGAGGAGTGGTACGTGCCGCAACTGGAGGGTGGCGTGAACTACGCCACCTTCGGCGAGGCGGGGATGTACTCGATGCTGTGGTACGCGAGTCCGGCCGTGCCGAGAAACGACATCCTGACCCAGCGACAGCTCGACCCGTACGACTACGCGCATCCGGCCTCGGCCGGGTGGGACGGTGATAAACTCTACCCGTACGTGACCGACGAGTCGAACGAGACGGGCGAGATGGGCTACGTCTGGAAGAGCGTGTGGGACACGCCCGGAGACGCTCAGGAGTTCGCCGAGGCGTACCGGGCCATTCTGGAGGGAACCGGCGAGCCGGTCGAGGGGCGAGCGAACACGTGGCGCCTGCCGGAGTCACATCCGTTCGACGACGCCTTCTACGTCGCCGTGAACGGGACGACGGTCACCATCGTCAACGCACCGACCGTCGCGGAGCTCTCCGCGGTGCGGTCCGGCGCCGCCCCGACGGTGGCGACGCCGACGCCCGACGCGGACGGCACCGGTACGGCGACGGATAGCGCCGGGACGGACGGGACGCCGACACCGGCAGAGACGACGACGGCCCCGACGGTGACCGAGAGCACGTCGCCCGGCTTCGGCGTCGGCGTGGTGGTGGCGGCGCTCCTCGTGGTGGCGCTCCGGTTCCGTCGCCGGTAG
- a CDS encoding DUF5518 domain-containing protein: protein MVSDSTLHALIGAVVTVVFSFVPFSPVLGGGVAAYLNDADTNAGVRIGALSGLIATIPLLLLGLLAFAIFGLFAVSGPGGGMGVGLGGLFVLLLVGVVAVAYTVGLSALGGYLGAYFVDGV from the coding sequence ATGGTCTCCGACTCCACTCTCCACGCGCTGATCGGCGCCGTCGTGACCGTCGTGTTCTCGTTCGTTCCGTTCTCGCCCGTCCTCGGCGGCGGCGTCGCCGCCTACCTGAACGACGCCGACACGAACGCCGGCGTCCGGATCGGTGCGCTCTCCGGGCTGATCGCCACCATTCCGCTCCTCCTGCTGGGCCTCCTCGCGTTCGCTATCTTCGGCCTCTTCGCCGTCAGTGGTCCCGGCGGCGGCATGGGCGTCGGCCTCGGCGGTCTCTTCGTCCTCCTCCTCGTCGGCGTCGTCGCCGTCGCCTACACCGTCGGTCTGAGCGCGCTCGGCGGGTATCTGGGCGCGTACTTCGTCGACGGGGTGTGA
- a CDS encoding DUF7474 family protein encodes MPTFDYPCPDCRTTNSLHDADCRFEGTPWAEVEAAYVDVVAVLSGGVVDADAVPEAVTEWGPVRQAALERLRRDGRIDDSNDRLRLLPAEEYREAVSVPTRDPIKTIYERGSVPGCHDNAVFAMIAWYEMVGLSWPETKANVVEWLRESGAWDRGGFEEASPEALVEKKRHVYEAGYGWKEKATAAKRVIERSR; translated from the coding sequence GTGCCGACGTTCGACTACCCCTGTCCCGACTGCCGGACGACCAACAGCCTCCACGACGCCGACTGCCGGTTCGAAGGGACTCCCTGGGCCGAGGTGGAGGCCGCCTACGTCGACGTGGTGGCCGTCCTCTCGGGCGGCGTCGTCGACGCGGACGCGGTGCCCGAGGCGGTCACGGAGTGGGGACCGGTCCGGCAAGCGGCGCTGGAACGACTCCGTCGCGACGGCCGAATCGACGACTCGAACGACCGCCTCCGCCTCCTCCCCGCCGAGGAGTACCGCGAGGCGGTGTCGGTGCCGACCCGCGATCCGATCAAGACCATCTACGAACGCGGGAGCGTCCCCGGCTGTCACGACAACGCCGTCTTTGCCATGATCGCGTGGTACGAGATGGTCGGTCTCTCGTGGCCGGAGACGAAAGCGAACGTCGTCGAGTGGCTCCGCGAGAGCGGTGCGTGGGACCGCGGCGGCTTCGAGGAGGCCTCTCCCGAGGCGCTGGTCGAGAAGAAACGCCACGTCTACGAGGCGGGTTACGGCTGGAAGGAGAAGGCCACGGCGGCAAAGCGCGTCATCGAGCGGAGCCGATAG
- the eif1A gene encoding translation initiation factor eIF-1A — translation MSEDENGGRRDLRMPDDDEVFAVVTNMLGANRVKVRCADGKERTARIPGRMQKRIWIREDDVVLIEPWDWQDEKADISWRYEKSEADQLRREGHIE, via the coding sequence ATGAGCGAGGACGAGAATGGCGGGCGCAGGGACCTCCGTATGCCCGACGACGACGAGGTGTTCGCCGTCGTAACGAACATGCTCGGCGCCAACCGGGTGAAAGTCCGCTGTGCGGACGGGAAAGAGCGCACCGCTCGTATTCCCGGCCGGATGCAGAAACGCATCTGGATCCGTGAGGACGACGTCGTGTTGATCGAGCCCTGGGATTGGCAGGACGAGAAGGCCGACATCTCGTGGCGCTACGAGAAATCCGAAGCCGATCAGTTGCGGCGTGAAGGCCACATCGAGTGA
- a CDS encoding tyrosine--tRNA ligase, with translation MDVYERITRNATEVVTEDEGRALATEPEGKRAYVGYEPSGVLHIGHMLTATKLMDLQAVGFEVTVLLADVHAYLNDKGSFEEIRETAERMKAQFLAYGLDEDKTEFVYGSDFQFDREYVLDLHALELETSISRAQRAMAEIKSGDTVTVSQAVYPLMQALDIVYLDVDLAVGGMEQRKVHMLARDTLPKIGEASPTCLHTPLIADLQTGVGKMSASEGVSISMEDSTAAVEEKVNGAYCPPTRDPDPTDDGEERENPVLQIFEYHVFPRFETVVVDRPEEYGGDLIYDDYESLAADLESGELHPADAKGALATYLDDLIAPGRRKLRAIESDR, from the coding sequence ATGGACGTCTACGAGCGGATCACCCGGAACGCGACCGAGGTGGTCACGGAAGACGAGGGGCGAGCGTTGGCCACGGAGCCGGAGGGCAAGCGCGCGTACGTCGGCTACGAACCGTCGGGCGTGCTCCACATCGGCCATATGCTCACCGCGACGAAACTGATGGACCTGCAGGCGGTCGGCTTCGAGGTGACGGTCCTGCTCGCGGACGTCCACGCCTATCTCAACGACAAGGGAAGTTTCGAGGAGATTCGCGAGACGGCCGAGCGGATGAAAGCCCAGTTCCTCGCGTACGGCCTCGACGAGGACAAGACGGAGTTCGTCTACGGCTCCGACTTCCAGTTCGACCGCGAGTACGTCCTCGACCTGCACGCCCTGGAACTGGAGACGAGCATCTCGCGCGCCCAGCGGGCGATGGCGGAAATCAAAAGCGGCGACACGGTGACCGTTTCCCAGGCCGTCTACCCGCTGATGCAGGCGCTCGACATCGTCTATCTCGACGTCGACCTCGCGGTTGGCGGGATGGAACAGCGCAAGGTGCATATGCTCGCCCGCGACACCCTGCCGAAGATCGGCGAGGCGTCGCCGACCTGCCTGCACACGCCGCTGATCGCCGACCTCCAGACGGGGGTTGGGAAGATGTCCGCGAGCGAGGGCGTCTCCATCTCGATGGAGGACTCGACCGCGGCGGTCGAAGAGAAGGTAAACGGCGCGTACTGCCCGCCGACCCGCGACCCCGACCCTACCGACGACGGGGAGGAACGCGAGAATCCCGTCCTCCAGATCTTCGAGTACCACGTCTTCCCCCGGTTCGAGACGGTCGTCGTCGACCGCCCCGAGGAGTACGGCGGCGACTTGATCTACGACGACTACGAGTCGCTGGCCGCCGACCTGGAGTCGGGCGAGTTGCATCCGGCGGACGCGAAGGGGGCGCTGGCGACCTACCTCGACGACCTCATCGCCCCGGGGCGCCGGAAGCTTCGGGCGATCGAATCCGACCGCTGA
- a CDS encoding DUF2391 domain-containing protein: MSAGESDPDATDGGVESADMGDLFDELQELEDLVATDAAREQVRETMRVAMVASAAATPFGRVIHGFDRGDLAEALLGSLLFGIPMAVEGGTGEVAVFLTGHPGALGGTFLFAVGMVIGIIYVADIQDVRVYKPLFGLIPRRLVGVLGVSVVTATLLLTAWGRVDWGTPLLAVANVVVAFVPMSIGAALGDLLPGS; encoded by the coding sequence ATGAGCGCAGGAGAGTCCGATCCGGACGCCACGGACGGTGGCGTCGAGTCGGCCGACATGGGTGATCTCTTCGACGAACTCCAGGAACTCGAAGACCTCGTGGCCACCGACGCCGCCCGCGAGCAGGTTCGAGAGACGATGCGCGTCGCGATGGTAGCCAGCGCGGCGGCGACCCCGTTCGGGCGCGTCATCCACGGTTTCGACCGGGGTGACCTCGCGGAAGCCCTCCTCGGGAGCCTCCTGTTCGGCATTCCGATGGCCGTCGAGGGCGGGACGGGGGAAGTCGCCGTCTTCCTCACCGGCCATCCCGGCGCGCTCGGGGGGACGTTCCTGTTCGCCGTCGGCATGGTCATCGGCATCATCTACGTCGCCGATATTCAGGACGTACGCGTCTACAAACCCCTCTTCGGGCTGATTCCGCGCCGACTGGTGGGCGTCCTCGGCGTCTCCGTGGTCACGGCCACGCTCCTGTTGACCGCGTGGGGGCGCGTCGACTGGGGCACGCCGCTGCTCGCCGTCGCGAACGTCGTCGTCGCGTTCGTTCCCATGAGCATCGGCGCGGCGCTCGGTGATCTCCTGCCCGGGTCGTGA